AAAATAGCCGGTTTGACCTCGTGCACACCTTCTCTATGTGAATCTCTCTctcactcccccccccccccccccccccccctctcattTTCTCACTTGATTTTCTGGCTACACGTATTTACTTGAATCCACGTGCTTCATCATTGGCAGCGTAAAACGGTATTACTTGAATCCACGTGCTTCATCATTGGCAGCGTAAAACGGTATGCCCCCGTTCGGtttgctgaaactggctgaaaaacaatgttctgactgaattgttatgagagaaaaacaatgttccggctgaaaaaacaagccgaacaaaccggtttctggataagccgaacgggacctATGATTACGAAGACTGCTTTTATAGTTAACACAACATCTACTTCATCATATACTGAGGAGGACTGTTTGGATCTTACTAATTTTAGCATGCTGCTAACTACTCCTGTTTAGCACATACACCATCTCACTTGTTCATAGGTGCTAATAGATCCATAGACAGAAAAAGCACCTTATTAGCACACCTTGTCTCgatcatcatctttattaattctAATAATAACATGCCACAGTTAGGACCAGGAATCAAAACATGCCGACGGACGGATCCAACGACATCAATCGAGGGCCCTACGCGAGTTGCGATCTTCCCCCAGCGACGGAGGACAACGATGGACACCTTGTCTCGAGCACGCCGGCAGCCGCCCTCCTCCCCCAAGGCTCCCGCGTGGTGGCTGGCCTCAGTGGGCCTCGGGCTGGCACGACCTGTGAAAATGGCCGTGCTTCTCGGGCTGGCCCGGCACAGAAATCGGCCCATAGGGCCGTAcctgggccgaaggccaggcccgtggccctgtgaggcacggcccgagaggcacggcgtgccgtgctggcccgggcccgtgccgtgccgggccgggccggcccgttggccatctatgagtcagggtgggcgttcggttctcggttcaGTTTCGGTTCGGTTCTCTCGGTTATTGATGAAATTCGGTTCCTGGAAAatgggaaccgatcggttccaaaaaaatttaggaaccgagcatttcggttctcggttatttcggttcggttccggttctaacTGAACTAACCGAATTTTTTTAGAAGACCTCAGGACAACAATAAATATATCTGTTGtaaggcaaatttatgcaacactatgTTCATTTTTCATAATAATAATGTATAGAAAAACAATAGCAATACGgtaacacaaatatatagcaattcaaatataaaacactacacataaaccaaacataatcttacaaatacaagtgaagtataattcatgtaattcggttctttcggttaataggttaaccgagagtaggaaccgaattttcttcggttatttcggttcctcaATATCAGGAACCGAATTTTTCGGCTCTGTTTTTTTcggtttcggttccggttctttTGGTTCGGTTTTCGGTTCTCGGTTAAATTTGCCCAGGGCGATTCTTAAGTGTCCATTCTGGAGTACCCTACAGCATGCACACGATTTGGGGGAAATATATGAACTCCTTCGTTACTGAGAGTGAGAAACCGATTTATGGTTGATGCTGGTACGTTCACGTAGATGCACGATGatctagcatgatgatgatgctagtcgAACTATTTTGAACTGCTGAAAATAGCCGGTTTGACCTCGTGCACACCTTCTCTATGTGAATCTCTCTCTCactccccgcccccccccccccccccccccccccctctcattTTCTCACTTGATTTTCTGGCTACACGTATTTACTTGAATCCACGTGCTTCATCATTGGCAGCGTAAAACGGTATTACTTGAATCCACGTGCTTCATCATTGGCAGCGTAAAACGGTATGCCCCCGTTCGGtttgctgaaactggctgaaaaacaatgttctgactgaattgttatgagagaaaaacaatgtttcggctgaaaaaacaagccgaacaagccggtttctggataagccgaacgggacctATGATTACGAAGACTGCTTTTATAGTGAACACAACATCTACTTCATCATATACTGAGGAGGACTGTTTGGATCTTACTAATTTTAGCATGCTGCTAACTACTCCTGTTTAGCACATACACCATCTCACTTGTTCATAGGTGCTAATAGATCCATAGACAGAAAAGGCACCTTATTAGCACACCTTGTCTCgatcatcatctttattaattctAATAATAACATGCCACAGTTGGGATCAGGAATCAAAACATGCTGACGGACGGATCCAACGACATCAATCGAGGGCCCTACGCGAGTTGCGATCTTCCCCCAGCGACGGAGGACAACGATGGATCCCATTCCCATCTCGCTGCCGCCCCTGTCTCTGAAGTCTGAACCCATCGTCGTGAAGGGCTAGCGGACGGGCGAATGAATTGACACGAGCATGCAGGCGCCCACACGATGACACGACACCGCGCAGGCAGCACTCGTCCTCCCTCTGCTTCGTGCTTTCTTCTTCCCCCCCACTGCGATCTGCTTTTGCAGATCCTGCCCGGAGACGTCACATCGCAGCCTGCGCGGTCTAGTACTGTAGCTCGTTGCCCAGTCAGTCAGGATATGCCTTCCTTGCCGCAACAGGCTTCCTGCGCAGACTTTCCGGCCAGGCATGGCAACCAAGGTCTGACTCATGGTCGGCAACCAAGATCCTTTTCTGCATTGTTTACAACCCCgtttggcttaccccatattcaacttgttcggcttcttttttcagtcggaacagtatttttctctcacaacaatttagccagaacagtatttttcagccaaaattctgccagccgaacggggcaaTATTATTATCTGTCCTAGACTTTTCCACTATCGTCAGTACATCTCTTGACATTCAGAGTAGAAATACGTTGCCATGCCTGTGCAGTGCAGATTGCAGCATCACAAGCTACTACGTTACCAAAGGATTTTCCGGTTTTAGGTCTACTGAGAAGCATTCACAGTTCAGTAGCGGATCACAGTTTATTTTTTGGATCCAGCAGTAGATCACAGTTGAGCAACAAGATCAGGCATTCAGGCCAGAGATATTTTCCAACAAGGAGAGAGAGGCCGAGCCGAGATATCATATATGTCAATGGCTGGCAGCAGCTGAAGACAAGCCGGGCATCATCATAATTATGTCATGGAACTCAGCCATAGATAGATTAACATGCTGCTATTAATTGATTTCGCATCCATCAGGTTTTAAGTTCTCATCATCACAACCAAATGAAGTCAGGACTTTATGAATGATGAAGGGGCACCAGCTTCAGTGTTCGAGGTCGTGGTCATGGCACCAGCTTCAGTGTTTTATGTGTTGGGGATGCCCGGCCTTCGTCTTCCGGTTCTCGCCATCGCTCTCCCACCGATGGATGGTTTCTTTTTGCAGTGCACCGGCGTACTTCCCGCCTATTTTCCTGAAAAAGGGCCAAATTTGGTTTACCATAGGTTTTTCTTGATGACAAGGGTAATAAAAATGAAGGCTCAAGTCTTCGCTGAAACTTGAAAACACAGAGTAAAGAGTCAAAACTCTAGTGATAAGATGCACACCCTCACAAGTCACCTTGCAGGAGGTGGTTCAGTTTTGTTTTCATTGACATTAACATAATAAGGGCACTCCATAACCGAGAACCCCACATCTTTTCTGATTTACGAGCACAATTGCATAATTCATCCAGATTTGAAATGTTCAGTTGCAAGTTTCAAACTGCTAAAATTTCTTATGCTTCCAAATGACGTGCCCAAAAATTACTACTGAATTGCTTTGCATATGACTGTTTTCAGATGTCCTTGCCCACCAAGGCACTACCAGAAATCATGTTCTCTTGTCCAAACAATCAACCTTCCGTTCACCAAAAAACAGTTAGGATAGTTCAACAAAGAAAGAAAACCTAACCCATTTGTATACTGCATGAAACTATCAGACAGGGCCAAAGGTTGATTAGCAACCCACCTAAAGTACATGGAGGTCCTAAATGTGTGTTGTTATCAGTCATGTACTGGGCCACATGTCCATGTTGTCTCCCTCAAGCAACTAAACAACTACACATGCAAGCAGAGGAACAATGAAGAAAATCTTGTGTTCAAGAAAAGTTTTAAACACAGCACCAATCCACCCATCCTCAACAAGTGAAGCAACATGCTTTTCCAGCCACAGATCATGGCCAACATGGACCACAGTACCACATAGATCTGTGACCAGCGGAACAGAATAAACAGGTAAAATTTAACAGACATCATTGGAAGCATAATGGAGGGACAGCAAAATGGCAAATGCACATCTTTCCAATTACTCCCATCTACCCTGGCAGCAGTGGCCAATGTGACAAATATTGCCTAAACTTCACTGTTTACCATTTCTACCTACATTCCACATTTTCACCTACTACAGTGTATGTTATGTGCAGGTGCCACAGGCTAACCTAGTGAGGAACTTGTAAAGGGGTACTGTGGTTGCATGCAGGTGAAGAGAACCCAAATTTGCAGAACTTTACATATCCTGAAGCTAATGGAACAAAGTGGATACAATTCCCTATCTTACCACCAAGAAGAAACATGAGATTATCTTGACAGATATTGGCATTGTCATCCGATTTCCCAATCTTAGTTAGACCACACTAAAAAAGTCACATCAAGACAAGTGCTGGCCTTCCTTTTTGACAATGGCCGCTCAAAGCATCAGATCCCTAGAGCACACTCACATAAGCAATGACAGCAGCAATGGTCCTTGTCATCCCAGTACCAGACGAAATAATCAAATAAAAAATTGCTCGCATATCAAGCCAGTTCACTAAACAACTCTCAAATCTCCAGGTACCAATGATGCGTGGAACTGTGGAAGACCGAAAACGGCCATGAACCATTGCCATTATTTGTCATGCCTTGTAGTAAGAGACAACTGCTCCACTTAACAATCCAGTCCTCCCTGAGACTTCAGTTAGTGACATACCTAACTAAAAGATGAGCATGTGACCATGTGCTACATAATAACATAAACAAGAACTTGTCATCACGAGCTGGCATATGCATGAACAGAATTATTGCATCTTTTATATTCTATAATTCAACATCGCATCTGCGGTCATCGGATAGTTGTGATAAAGCTAACTGCATTACTGCGTTTAACAATAATAATATGGAGATAATGCCATGGGGATTCAGCGCTCACCTCCGCTGTCACGCTCCGGGCAACTCATCGACCTGCCGACCTTGCCGCCGGCATGGTCTTGTTGGCGGCTATGATTGACCACCTTCGCCGAGCTTAACCTGAACCCCGCCCCGGCCCTGCCGGCCGTCTCAGGCATGGCCTCATCAGGGGGCAGCTCCACGTACTTGGCGGCACCCATCTCCATCTGCGCGATGCGCACGGCGCCGAACAGCCTTTCAGGCAGCTCCTCCTCGGACTGGGACTCGACGAGAAACCCCATGTCGATGGTCACCGACGTGACGGCGCCGAGCGCGAGATGCAGGATGGCGCTGGCGATCGCGGAGCTGCCGATGTCGACGTCGATCTCGAGGTAGTCGTCGCCCTTGTGGTAGCGGCACGTGAGCGCGCGGCCGAGCAGGCAGGCCGCGTAGTTGCCGACGGTGGCGCGGACGAGCCAGGGGCCCTTGACGATGCGGTTGGCGATCTTGAAGCGCGCGTTGCGGTACGCGTCGTCGCCGTGGATGAAGCGGCCCAGCAGCGAGTCCGGCGGGATGGGCGCCTCCGCCGCGAAGTAGAACACGGCGCTGTACGCGTCCGGCCGCCCCGGCACCTGCGGAATCACAAGCACCGGGACGCGTCACCAAACAAAGAAAAATCgaatctttttttcttttctcctgccTCGCTCCTCACGGGCGGGCATCACGCGCCTCCCTGTCCCTGGTGGTAGAATCTAGGTGCGATGCGATGCGATCGGGGTCGGGCGGTGGGGGGAGGGTGCACCCGGAGATTGAGGGCGAGGAGGAAGTGCGCGGTGGGGTCCTTCCTGAGGCGGGCGCGGCGGAAGGCGGCGGCGACATGGTTGTCGTCGCGGGCGAGCACGTGGTCGAGGCGGGCGTGGGAGCGGAGCAGCCAGTCCGCGGCGGACGGCGCCTTGCCGCGCTTCCCGCCGCCGCGCACGCGCAGGTGAAAGAGGTCCCCCGGCGGCGAGGCCCAGCCGTTGGCGCCGCGGGACTTCGCTTTCGGAGGAGCTGCCTACAAAACAGTGGGGGGTGGGATGGCCAAGGTCTTCtggaagaaaaaaaattaataataaaATGAAATACTGGCACTGAAAAAAAAATGTCACGCGGTGCCTTTGCTTTTAAGCACATCGACCTTCCTTTAATTTGTTGCCAAGCTCATACGCTGAGCAATGTGACAATCCGACACTTGGTGTGTTCGCTGGTTTGTTTGGGCTGActtgtgctggtttgttgtgagagaaaaatactgttgactggttgaataagcctggctaaAACTAACGAGCGGACAAAGTGACTCAACAAGGTtaaaaaaacaaaacatgaatatgtaaaagattaaaaaaattaaaacacctTAGACCATTTAATGGTATGTTTGGAtctattagcactaaaaattagctaaTAGTTACTAATTTTTAACTAGCTAATTTTTAATAGGAGACTGTTTGGATTCACCtgctaataggtggttggatagtGAGCTGAAGATATATATAAACCATTAGCGTCTCTAAACCTGTTAATGAAACTGATAGTTAACAACCCTTCAACTAATAATTTAGTGCTAAGATCAAACATACCCTAAGTATTTTTAGGAGATGTAATATATAAGAGATCCGATGGAGATGGTTTTAGCCTTTCCCTTTGCCCAAAGGCATCATGCCCATTTGCACCTTGTAAAACATGCACCCTCTTTTGTATTACTAATATATAGAGGCTATTAAAATAAAAAACTAGACATTATATGTCCGCCTTTTGTCCCAGATGAGGTCTCGACATCTTTATCCATACTTCACCACCGGATTTCTCAACATGGCCTTTCTGAATCTCACTCTTTAAATCATTATTTAGATAATCACTTACATAAAAACCGCTTTCTATATATTTTCACTCTTCAACAGTTCTTCTATATTTAATGCGTACTCTAGAGAGTTATTCCCGTCTTCTATTTTTTGGCTAGCGATAAATACGAAATAGAAGATAgctatatttggataaccatttagataagctgttggagggtagttttttttttactaaaatctctattcctagcaatTAAAAAGGATATAGAGAGTCTTTTGAAGATGCTCTGAAGAAATAAAAATGGATAGGGTCTTAGCTGGTTAGATTTTCTTGTAGACGTAACCTGCTGACTTGGGTTAATTTCTGGACTTAACACGGAGGCTCGTATCTTCTAAATTTACTTCAATAATTTAATTGCACTAATCTTTTAGTGGTAAATGGCATGTTCGTCAATAATTATATATCTATGATGACTTCGTTAGTCTTAAGATTTTTTTGGTTGAGTCTTTCGAAAGCACTCATATACGTAGGGTGTACGTCATTGTGTCCATAGGAGCGAGTGTCAATGTATGATTGTGAGCGGGATGAATATGCATCGTGAGCGTCTGTGTCTATATTGACAGTGGTTTGAAAAAAAAGTTCTAGATGGGATAGAAGATAATATGGATTGATGTCTTGGACATTTTTCCCACCAATTTACGCGAAATAAGAATTGTTTTGGATAAAGATAAATTAAGAATAAAGGTGACATTGAAATAAAGCATTGTTTCCCCCTTTTACTCTATATTATGTTTTCAGATGGTTCTCAACATTACCTTTCTTTAACAGATTTGTTAAACATATATGATGATCTACATCTTGCAAATACATAAGTCACCTAAATTTTGAACCTAGATTTCACAAGAATAATATAGCAAGGAGATTAAAATATGGTAGCTAATGAGCTTGTCCAATATGGTGAACATGTTCAAAAGCACGATAGGACATGGTTGCTGATGTTTCAAGTTGAGCTTTTGGTGCTCCGTGACTGTGACGCTGCATACCCTCCACTGAATGGAATCTCTCTGTTCCTGCCACAGTAAAAACAATTAGATATTAGGGTCGTGGACTAAAGGTTAGGATAGGGACATGCATGGATTATTGGTAACACGTTGGATGGTGTCTAAGTGTCCGCGAATCTGTATATAGACAGATCCACGGGCTAGCCCACTTACATCTCTAATAGTGCCACATGATGTGGTGTGATGGAGCCTAAACAAAATTACAAGAATATCAGAGTGGTCAATCGATAGTCTTTGGAATAAAGGAGAGCAAATATGGAAAATTTTATGCTACTTTTGTATTCATATCCTATATCTGTGTAATATACATATACTTCAATGTACATGGCCCGCAGGGGCTATGCCTCTGCTATATGTTTTTGTCTTGTCTCTGATAGTGAAGTCCTACGTGGCCGGCCTCTTACTGTGTTAGCGGTAGTGAGTAGTGACAGTCCATGACAACAACTCTGCTGGTGTTGAGTTGTCTGAGTTGGTTAGGGTAGCAGCAGAACCAGCACTCATGGTTGGTGTCTCTTGGGCCGCGTTTAGTTGAGGCCGGCCTCttactgtagcgttttgtttttatttggtaatagttGTCCAATCgttaactaattaggcttaaaacgttcatctcgcaaagtacaaccaaactgtgcaattagtttttgatttcgtcaacatttagtactccatgcatataccgcaagtttgatgtgacagggaatcttctttttgcatagtgccaaagtttggatttttgatgaactaaacatggccttgttCATTTTAGCTGTCAAAGCCTTTGTTAGGGTGGCAACAAAGTGAGGGACAAATGAGCAACTGTATGTCGCATATGCAACTGGAATGCATAACATTGCACAAAACATCTCCAAACATTTTTTTATCACTGCTGGAACATCTATATTCTGTACTCTGTCAAGAGAAGGGTAATGGTTTTTTTTGGATGTGGGAGATTTTGTTGCGCCGCCATAGAAAGGGGCAATTAAAGTGGAAAATGTCCCATTGAGTGGAGGAAATTGCTATAAGATGTAGCATAAAGAattgcaactacgaagaagaaGAATTAAAATGCTCTAGCTAGCGGTGTGTTATGATAAACTTTATCGTTCTCCAAAGTATGCAATGCAATGCCCCCAAGATGAATTGTAGCTAGAGCTGGCACTATCGAGAAAACTTAAAAAGAGGGATGGGAAACGAGGAGTGGCTCGTGGAGAAGAGAAATAAGAGGAGTGAGGTCATCGTAGGGAAAAAAAAGCATGGCTTTCCATGAGCGTCTAATAATGGTCTTAAAATTTCAGTGTTTACATAGTCTGTAAGTTTTTTCAGGAGACTATTACTATCGTTTGATTACATTTGTCCGGCTCTAAGCCACTTTTTTTTTACACAATGCTCTGAGTCACAGTCAGTTGATGTGAAGGTGGGCAAGAGTGCAAACTAATCTGATTTTGGATCCGTTTAAGGGTCCGTTCGGTTGCTTAGGATTGGACCCAGCAACAATTTCAGCATGTCAAAATTATACAAATTAGTGAACCATTCTAGGTAAAAATTATTTCAAGGCTTCGTTGGTAAGAAACCGAACAAGCCCCAACGGAGTTCAAATTTGTCTGTATTCTAGAGGCGGCTACGTTGAAGTCGTCTTGTACGGCAGCATGCCACTACCCTGGCCGGCCACCCCATGCCGTGCCGTGCGCCAGGagtatggccttgtttagatcatctccgaattctaagttttttcactctctcttcatcacattaatttttggacgtatgtatggagcattaaatgtaggtaaaaaaataactaattatacagtttggttgtaaatcacgagacgaatcttttaagtctagttAATCCAGGCCTAGGATGATGACGGGAAGTCAAATACGGGAGTGGTACCCTGCTGCCGCCGCTAACCGCTTTGCCGCGATCACGAGGAAGAAACCACGACACCAGGAGCGGCGTTGTCAACGCGCGaaacagaaagaagaagaagaacgaaaACGTGGCACGAAGTCACGAACCGTGCCAAAAACGAAGGAAGGAAACGCGCCGGGCCAAAACGAAACCATTGGCCACGCCGTCCTTGGCACGGATCGGGGCGAGAGCGACCTGCTTGCCGTGCGCTGGCTGTTCTGTTCCTGTCGCCGGTGGGCGGGCGGCCGCACGGAATCCATCGGTGCGTGTGCGGGTGCACCAAGACACGCGGTGTGCGGACGCGCAGTGCGCGCTGCGCGAGCGCGGCCGCCGTGCGTGGGTGTCCCCATGTCCCGGACGGCGCTGGCTGTCATGTCGGCGGTGGCGGCCGTACCGCACGGCATCCATCGCCCATCGGTGCGGGTGTGTACAAGCGCAAGCGCACCAAGACACGCGGTGCAGACGTGCAGTGCGCGCGCGGCCGCCGCGCTCACGTCACGATCACGACTCACGAGTGGGGAGAGGGTGGAGGCGTGGAGCGTCCTCGCCGATCGAACGCCGAGGCGGGAGAGTAGGGTAGGGGAGCAGCGCGGGCGGCACGTGGGGTGTGATGCGACGAGCCAGCGCCACCGACAAGATTTGGATTCAGATCCCCCGAGCCGATCGATTCTCGCCGTATCTATCCGCCGCCCGCCATACTCCAAACGGCCCCGCCCCCACCTAACAAGCGGTGCCGCTCGAATGGATCGCAAGCTAGCAGAGCAGAGCATTCACGCCGGTTATCAGCgtcggcaccggcaccggccggCGTACACGTACTGCACTGCACGCACGCAAGGCACGCCGGCGGGAGCATGCATGGGCTCATCGCTCGCCTCATCCGGCCGGCGGCGTCTCGCCTGCCACCTGCCATCAAATATATATACGTACTCCATGAAGAACGATGCCTGTGCTCGCTAGTCTCTCGGAAACAGCGCACCAGCATGTGCGCAGGCGCTTAAAAATAATCTCGGAGGCGCCCAACACAGTTGTTCGATTCTGATACTCTCATAGTCTCGTCTCACCTGAATACCAgatggacgccagtactgcaCGATCAGCAGCAACTTTCCAGTCGATGCGCAAGAGCAGCGTTCGCCACTCCGGCTCCTGGCATCTCTTCACTTGTTTATTCCCTGCAGTACGGTACGTATCGGCAGCGCATCATTGGCACCGCATGTCCAGCTGACACCACAAATAATTCACGGCAAAAGTTTGAGAGAACAATACCCTGACCGGCTGACCGCTCGAAATGCCTGGCCAGCTGCACTGCATGCTACCCCATCTGGAAAATGGCTGTCAGCTAGTACAATCCGACGAGCAAGCATAATACGATGTGGATTATTGGTGATAACCTAGTTGCCACATGCAATGCGGCTCCGAACCGGCTGAGTCCACAAGCTCGCCGGCGGGACGGACAGCGCACAACCAGCAGAGATCACAAATTTCAAAAGGCCTCGGCGAGGCGacgagagcgagggagagagatCCTGGCATGCATCGGAATGCTACAGCAGCCCAGCATCTAGTGGTTATGGTTGTGGTTCCCCTGCCGCTGACGACCCCGTTGAATTCATTCGCTGACTGACACTGACTGATGCATGGGTTCGTCTCATCAGGATTGAGGCCGGCCAATTATTAttggcagcagcagcagacgGCAGGGCAGGGCCAAGTGGAGAACAGTGCCGCACAATCACCGGGCTGTTCCTGCTCGTCCAGCATCTAGGCTGAAGTTCTGAACGAGCACAAGTGGTTGGGAAAACGGTGAATGGAAAGTAATCTACCGTGCTACCGGCCGGCCTCCCTGCACGATTCTCGCTGCTCGCCTCATCATCTGGACTGGACACTGGACACTACCACTCTCACCGTCCTAAGAAGGATATACAACTCTATGTATGCtgttaattattaatttgttcaTGTTTAATCGATACTTATAAAAAAAGAATATCAAACACTTATGGCTTCAATATTTGGTAGGTGATGAACTTAATGATACTTACGTAGCATCATAAACATTTGTGATTTTGTATAGTTATTTGAGCATCATAAACATTTTGTATAGTTATTTAAGCATcataaaatttaaaatatttgacttttCAGAAAGTAAGAGTTATATTCCTTAtgtgacggagggagtatatgtttGCAAGCAAAGCGTGTTGCTCGGAAGAAAAAAAGGCCAAGTTATCGAGGAGTGCGAGATAAACCAGGATGATGCGTGGTGCCGTGGTGCCAGACTAGGAGTGAAGGGATGTGCAATTGTTACGAGTGTCTGGCAAGTGAAGCTCAAGTTCTAAGCGTAAGGCACGAGTAGTTGAGTACTGATGCTAACAAATACTGGCAGTTTTGGTTGTACTTGTACGTCACCCGagcattttttttctttcaagaaaAAAACGGAATTTCTAAATATCGTAAAGATGCTCTTTCAGACAGTAAATAAAAGGGATCCATCTTGCAGTTACATATAGAGAAGAAGCCCAGTCCCAAGCCCAACAAGGGACTAATAAGTGACAAACTCCAACAGTATGTATACAAAAAGGCCCGTTTACCTAACTGGTCCTCTAGATGCAGAAATGCCTAATTTCCGGCCCAATGCAGCCCATCAGTCCATATTGCTATATTCCAGCAGTTTGCAGGCCATGTTTACATTCCAGCAGTTTGCCGGCAGATTAGCAGCAACTAATTTCCACATGACCAGAGCTCTATCCTGAGCCTATATTCACACAAACAAGTACTCTGACCCCTTTCCGAATAGCAAGAAATGCACGAAACCGACCAAGTCAGATCAGATCACATCACATCAGGCAAAGTGCAGCACTGCAGCTGTACTTGAAAAGCCT
The nucleotide sequence above comes from Miscanthus floridulus cultivar M001 chromosome 18, ASM1932011v1, whole genome shotgun sequence. Encoded proteins:
- the LOC136524588 gene encoding protein ENHANCED DISEASE RESISTANCE 2-like, which translates into the protein MSAGSAATLTNSDNSTPAELLSWTAAPPKAKSRGANGWASPPGDLFHLRVRGGGKRGKAPSAADWLLRSHARLDHVLARDDNHVAAAFRRARLRKDPTAHFLLALNLRVPGRPDAYSAVFYFAAEAPIPPDSLLGRFIHGDDAYRNARFKIANRIVKGPWLVRATVGNYAACLLGRALTCRYHKGDDYLEIDVDIGSSAIASAILHLALGAVTSVTIDMGFLVESQSEEELPERLFGAVRIAQMEMGAAKYVELPPDEAMPETAGRAGAGFRLSSAKVVNHSRQQDHAGGKVGRSMSCPERDSGGER